In one Scyliorhinus canicula chromosome 3, sScyCan1.1, whole genome shotgun sequence genomic region, the following are encoded:
- the gsx2 gene encoding GS homeobox 2 → MSRSFYVDSLIIKDSSVRPTPVLNDHSQDFLIPISVHSPTMMSVSGPPCPSRKTGTFCVCPLCVTSHLHSSRSGIPLLKSQFPNADPSYCQRINQQSNPGLGHPPVCTSTYSVTDPRRYHCLTVGPENNSHLQNGKRMRTAFTSTQLLELEREFASNMYLSRLRRIEIATYLNLSEKQVKIWFQNRRVKHKKEGKGTPRNAHNACKCSSQGHCLRSEDEESLSPISSGKEDKDMSPA, encoded by the exons ATGTCTCGATCGTTTTACGTTGATTCCTTGATCATCAAAGATTCTTCAGTGCGACCTACTCCTGTCTTGAACGATCATAGCCAAGACTTCCTGATCCCCATTAGTGTCCATTCTCCCACCATGATGTCGGTGTCTGGTCCCCCCTGCCCGTCCAGAAAGACGGGCACGTTCTGTGTCTGCCCCCTCTGTGTCACGTCCCATCTCCACTCATCCCGGAGTGGAATCCCCCTGCTGAAAAGCCAGTTCCCAAACGCAGACCCCTCGTACTGTCAACGCATCAACCAGCAGTCCAACCCTGGGCTCGGGCATCCACCTGTTTGCACGTCCACGTACAGCGTGACAGACCCTAGGAGATACCACTGTCTTACCGTGG GTCCCGAAAATAACAGTCACTTACAGAACGGCAAGCGGATGAGAACGGCCTTCACCAGTACGCAACTCTTGGAGCTGGAGAGGGAGTTCGCCTCCAACATGTACCTGTCGAGGCTCCGCAGAATTGAAATTGCAACCTATCTGAACCTATCGGAGAAGCAAGTGAAGATCTGGTTCCAGAACCGGCGCGTCAAGCATAAGAAGGAGGGCAAGGGGACCCCGCGGAATGCGCACAACGCCTGCAAGTGTAGCAGCCAAGGGCACTGCCTGCGCTCCGAGGACGAGGAATCCCTCTCCCCAATATCATCTGGCAAAGAGGACAAAGATATGTCACCCGCATAG